A genomic stretch from Arachis stenosperma cultivar V10309 chromosome 3, arast.V10309.gnm1.PFL2, whole genome shotgun sequence includes:
- the LOC130966406 gene encoding uncharacterized protein LOC130966406 produces the protein MLEGEAEHWWQGIQRLLQQDVGDIPWDTFKDEFYKKYFSRAACDAKEMELMQLKQGNTTVAEYARMFDYLCCFSKICQGNPVDFEEWKCLKFEGGLCEDLMSSVVPLEIRNFAEMVNKCKLVEECAKKVIASKASSQGFPPRNYNSYNWQPRRTNFKTPSVPQQRNLQAGNVPARPTGGNGGRPRQDNGHKAKNYPKRFTQNPMRTQQQGRVFAMTADDAMQSDALIQVQYFSVLNFDLIVYTPASQNALTSLVCLQVPFTIRNRTFIHDLICLPLCGLEVILGLDWLSKYHVFLDCYERTIVIPSDSLYIKPILSHTLYLNSVRVTLDGSDCEGYVLLAASSNDSELSLERIRVVKEFLDVFPNNIPEFPPQREIEFSIELVPGTGPISIAPYRMSPMELAELKKQLDELLRKKFICPSASPWGAPVLLVKKKDGGMRLCVDYRQLNKVTIKNKYPLPRIDDLMDQLKGATVFSKIDLRSGYHQIQVKESDIPKTAFRTRYGHYEYTVMSFGLTNAPAIFMDYMNRIFHPYLDQFVVVFIDDILIYSKTNREHEEHLRTVLQILRTQKLYVKLSKCDF, from the exons ATGCTGGAAGGAGAAGCTGAGCATTGGTGGCAGGGGATACAACGACTATTGCAACAAGATGTAGGTGATATTCCTTGGGATACTTTTAAGGATGAATTTTATAAGAAGTATTTTTCGAGGGCAGCTTGTGACGCTAAGGAGATGGAACTTATGCAGCTGAAACAGGGTAACACAACTGTAGCAGAATATGCCCGTATGTTTGATTACTTGTGCTGTTTCTCCAAGATCTGCCAAGGGAATCCTGTTGACTTTGAAGAATGGAAGTGTTTGAAGTTTGAAGGGGGTCTTTGTGAGGATCTGATGAGTTCAGTAGTTCCATTGGAGATACGAAATTTTGCTGAGATGGTTAATAAGTGTAAGTTAGTGGAAGAATGTGCTAAGAAGGTAATTGCGTCTAAAGCAAGTAGTCAAGGATTTCCACCAAGGAACTACAATAGTTATAATTGGCAACCACGAAGAACCAATTTCAAGACACCTAGTGTGCCACAGCAAAGGAATCTACAAGCTGGTAACGTTCCTGCTCGCCCTACGGGTGGAAACGGAGGTAGACCGAGGCAGGATAATG GACATAAGGCTAAGAATTACCCAAAGAGGTTTACTCAGAATCCAATGCGAACCCAGCAACAAGGTCGAGTGTTTGCCATGACTGCTGATGATGCTATGCAATCAGACGCCCTGATCCAAGTTCAGT ATTTCTCTGTGTTGAACTTTGATCTAATTGTCTATACACCTGCATCCCAAAATGCTTTGACCAGTTTAGTGTGCCTGCAAGTACCATTCACTATTAGGAACAGAACTTTTATACATGATCTAATCTGTTTGCCTTTATGTGGTTTAGAAGTTATTCTAGGATTAGATTGGTTGTCCAAGTATCATGTTTTCCTTGATTGCTATGAAAGAACTATTGTTATTCCATCTGATAGTTTATATATTAAACCAATTTTGTCTCATACTTTATATCTAAATTCTGTAAGAGTTACCTTAGACGGGAGTGATTGTGAGGGGTACGTTCTGTTAGCGGCTAGCTCGAATGACAGTGAATTAAGCTTAGAACGAATCCGAGTAGTGAAGGAATTTCTTGATGTTTTCCCAAACAACATACCTGAGTTTCCTCCTCAGCGCGAGATAGAATTTAGCATTGAACTAGTACCTGGAACCGGACCGATTTCCATAGCACCGTACCGGATGTCACCAATGGAACTTGCAGAATTGAAGAAGCAGTTGGATGAGCTACTTAGAAAGAAATTTATTTGTCCTAGTGCATCACCTTGGGGAGCTCCAGTATTGCtagtaaagaagaaggatggtgGGATGAGACTTTGCGTAGATTACCGACAGCTAAATAAAGTCACTATCAAGAACAAGTATCCACTTCCACGGATAGATGATTTGATGGATCAGTTAAAAGGTGCAACTGTGTTCTcgaagattgatttgcgatcggGCTATCACCAGATTCAAGTGAAAGAGTCAGATATACCGAAGACTGCATTTAGAACTCGATATGGTCACTATGAGTATACGGTTATGTCATTTGGACTAACTAATGCTCCTGCGattttcatggattacatgaatcgTATTTTCCATCCGTACCTTGATCAGTTCGTAGTAGTTTTCATAGATGATATTCTCATCTATTCGAAGACAAACAGAGAGCATGAAGAGCATCTAAGGACTGTATTGCAGATACTGAGGACTCAGAAGTTATATGTTAAACTATCAAAGTGCGATTTCTAG